A single genomic interval of Bradyrhizobium sp. sBnM-33 harbors:
- a CDS encoding TetR/AcrR family transcriptional regulator: MRKQLTDEQIDAFRGRLVRAAEKLFATKGVEGVTMRQIAKALGYSQTAAYRYFADKDEILLAVRAAALNRFCSRLEAAFEPGRDARENARSVGQAYLQFALDEPDSYRLIFDSRAPEMRLPAFSQTVARFFATMTDYVQSLVDDGHLEGDPVELGRAFWVAAHGSVMMHLGGFLESVAARDQLHQATARLIYRGAAAPGAARLRGKAKAGKPPLKVIGRSKKI; the protein is encoded by the coding sequence ATGCGAAAGCAGCTCACGGATGAACAGATCGATGCTTTCAGAGGGCGCCTCGTCCGAGCTGCCGAGAAGCTGTTCGCGACCAAGGGCGTGGAAGGCGTTACGATGCGCCAGATCGCAAAGGCGCTGGGGTACAGCCAGACTGCAGCCTATCGCTATTTCGCGGACAAGGACGAAATACTTTTGGCTGTCCGCGCCGCCGCTCTGAACCGATTCTGCAGCAGGCTCGAGGCGGCTTTTGAACCCGGCCGGGATGCACGTGAGAACGCGAGATCAGTGGGGCAAGCGTACTTGCAGTTCGCGCTGGATGAGCCAGATTCATACCGACTGATCTTCGATTCTCGCGCGCCGGAAATGAGGTTGCCGGCGTTCTCGCAGACTGTCGCCCGGTTCTTCGCCACCATGACGGACTATGTGCAATCCCTCGTCGACGACGGGCACCTGGAGGGCGACCCAGTCGAGCTCGGACGTGCCTTCTGGGTCGCCGCACATGGAAGTGTGATGATGCACCTGGGAGGATTTCTAGAGTCCGTGGCAGCGCGGGACCAACTGCACCAAGCTACCGCACGTCTGATCTACAGAGGCGCGGCGGCACCTGGTGCTGCGCGTTTAAGAGGCAAGGCAAAGGCTGGAAAACCGCCTCTGAAAGTCATAGGGCGAAGCAAGAAGATCTGA
- a CDS encoding alpha/beta fold hydrolase has protein sequence MAEFVLIHGAWHGAWCWDDLIPALASYGHAAHVLDLPGLGDDRTAASEVSLDACASRVADRINRIGRPVWLLGHSMGGVVTTQAAEKVADRIEALVYLAAFVPPNGQSLLDLASQDADSRLNQVMVLDQEKGTASVPNEHLRECFYSSCSEEAVRKAVSHLRREQPGLPAATPVSLGDLSAAALPRYYIECLQDRAISIGAQRRMHQNGRVRYVSTLDTDHSPFLSRPNELAGALDGFVASQAGRSARKH, from the coding sequence ATGGCCGAGTTTGTGTTGATACATGGCGCATGGCACGGCGCGTGGTGTTGGGATGACCTCATTCCGGCGCTCGCATCTTACGGGCATGCCGCTCATGTTCTGGACCTCCCGGGTTTGGGAGATGATCGGACGGCAGCTTCGGAAGTCAGCCTCGATGCATGCGCCTCACGCGTCGCGGATCGGATCAATCGCATCGGCCGCCCAGTTTGGTTGCTCGGTCATTCGATGGGCGGGGTGGTGACCACGCAAGCCGCGGAAAAGGTAGCGGACCGAATCGAGGCGCTCGTGTACCTCGCCGCATTCGTTCCACCGAACGGGCAATCCCTTCTTGATCTTGCTTCGCAAGATGCGGACAGCCGTTTGAACCAGGTCATGGTGCTCGATCAGGAGAAGGGAACGGCTTCGGTCCCGAACGAACATCTCCGAGAGTGTTTCTACTCGAGCTGCAGCGAGGAGGCCGTTCGGAAGGCGGTCTCGCATTTGCGCCGCGAGCAGCCGGGTCTACCAGCGGCTACGCCCGTCTCCCTAGGCGACTTATCGGCCGCGGCACTGCCGAGATACTACATCGAGTGTCTGCAGGACCGGGCCATATCGATCGGCGCGCAGAGACGGATGCATCAGAACGGTAGGGTCCGATACGTTTCTACCTTGGACACGGATCACTCGCCATTCCTCTCGCGCCCTAACGAACTAGCCGGCGCGCTGGATGGCTTCGTAGCATCGCAAGCAGGCCGATCCGCGCGTAAGCATTGA
- a CDS encoding ABC transporter substrate-binding protein: MKKTTTILLAALGIFGAANAGDGQDALKIGQTMPYSGPASGFGAIGRAEEAYLGMINAQGGIGGRKVKFITLDDGYSPPRTVEQTRKLVEQEEVLLMFGSLGTATNNAVHRYLNAKKVPQLFVLSGATKWADPQKFPWTMPGMVAYESEGAIYAKHVLKSRPNAKIAILSQNDDFGRDYVTGFKRALGERAGSMIVAETTYEPTSPTISSQLSTLKTSGADVLFGVVLGKYTSQMIKGVAELGWKPELFFLPTSASSISFLEPAGLENATDVISSSNLKDILDPQWAEDQGVKDYFGFMKQYMPNDDPKNGNFASGYQAAHLLTALLRACGSECTRDSVMKQATSLKQLKLPLLLPGITVTTGPDDYLPFQQLRLQRFNGKSWETFGEILDDGQP; encoded by the coding sequence ATGAAGAAGACCACGACGATCTTGCTCGCGGCGCTCGGAATTTTCGGCGCTGCGAACGCCGGAGATGGTCAGGACGCGCTGAAGATCGGACAGACGATGCCCTACAGCGGGCCCGCTTCGGGCTTCGGGGCGATCGGACGTGCCGAGGAGGCCTACCTCGGGATGATCAACGCTCAAGGTGGGATAGGCGGCAGAAAGGTAAAGTTCATCACGCTCGATGACGGTTATTCTCCGCCGAGAACGGTGGAGCAGACCCGCAAACTGGTCGAGCAGGAAGAGGTGTTGCTGATGTTCGGCTCGCTCGGCACCGCCACGAACAATGCCGTGCACCGATACTTGAACGCTAAAAAGGTCCCGCAACTCTTCGTCCTAAGCGGCGCTACCAAATGGGCCGATCCGCAGAAATTCCCCTGGACGATGCCTGGAATGGTGGCTTACGAGTCCGAGGGGGCCATATACGCGAAACATGTGTTGAAGAGCAGGCCGAACGCCAAAATCGCGATCTTGTCGCAAAACGACGACTTCGGGCGGGATTACGTGACCGGTTTCAAGCGCGCGCTCGGCGAGCGAGCCGGAAGCATGATCGTAGCCGAAACCACTTACGAACCTACATCGCCGACCATCAGCTCTCAGCTTTCGACCCTGAAGACGTCCGGCGCCGACGTCCTCTTCGGTGTCGTGCTCGGCAAATACACCTCGCAGATGATCAAGGGGGTGGCGGAACTGGGTTGGAAGCCGGAGCTGTTCTTTTTGCCGACGTCGGCCTCGTCGATCTCCTTCCTGGAGCCGGCGGGACTGGAAAATGCGACGGACGTGATCTCTTCAAGCAATCTGAAGGACATCCTGGATCCACAATGGGCGGAAGATCAAGGAGTGAAGGACTACTTCGGCTTCATGAAGCAATATATGCCCAACGACGATCCGAAGAACGGCAACTTCGCCTCCGGCTATCAGGCTGCCCATCTGCTGACCGCCTTGCTTCGCGCTTGCGGCAGCGAGTGTACGCGCGATAGCGTCATGAAGCAGGCAACTTCGCTCAAGCAGCTGAAGCTGCCTCTGCTCCTCCCCGGGATCACGGTCACGACGGGGCCGGACGACTATCTTCCGTTCCAGCAACTCCGGTTGCAAAGGTTCAATGGGAAGAGTTGGGAGACCTTCGGCGAAATCCTCGACGATGGTCAACCATAG
- a CDS encoding DUF1214 domain-containing protein yields the protein MNRYAIGDRTSGLRKNADGSIDILIQHEPPTATRNRAGFRLQAAN from the coding sequence ATCAACCGTTACGCGATTGGCGACCGCACCAGCGGCCTGAGGAAGAACGCCGACGGCAGCATCGACATCCTGATCCAGCATGAACCGCCAACGGCGACAAGGAATCGAGCTGGCTTCCGGCTCCAAGCGGCCAATTAA
- a CDS encoding DUF1214 domain-containing protein — MAPAEAIYPSAKTDVRGDALADERKYRLHIPATGIPAEAFWSLSMYELMDDGRLFFTAIRSTVTRLATAPAA; from the coding sequence ATGGCGCCCGCCGAAGCTATCTACCCGAGCGCCAAAACAGATGTGCGCGGCGATGCTCTCGCCGACGAGCGAAAATACCGCCTCCATATCCCCGCGACGGGTATTCCTGCTGAGGCGTTCTGGTCGCTATCGATGTATGAACTGATGGACGACGGCCGGTTGTTCTTCACCGCAATCCGATCAACCGTTACGCGATTGGCGACCGCACCAGCGGCCTGA